A stretch of Lathyrus oleraceus cultivar Zhongwan6 chromosome 6, CAAS_Psat_ZW6_1.0, whole genome shotgun sequence DNA encodes these proteins:
- the LOC127097036 gene encoding uncharacterized oxidoreductase At4g09670 — protein sequence MVIFYIILYSSLTLSLTHKMSEALIQIGVVGCADIARKVSRAINLAPNATICAIASRSHDKASAFAAANGYPLTAKIYGNYEALLEDPDVDAVYMPLPTSLHLRWAVLAAQSKKHLLLEKPVALNVAEFDQISQACDSNGVQFMDNTMWVHNPRTASMANFLNDPNRFGNLKSVRACFTFAADSEYLNKNIRVKPDLDAHGSLGDAGWYCIRAILIAFNYELPKTVIASHKPVINKDGVILDCGASLYWEDGRVATFHCSFLANLTMDITAIGTKGTLHVHDFIIPYEEKEASFYVGTESSFDDLVTCWAKEPSKLTVKTDLPQEALLVMEFARLVGEIKYRNSKPEKKWVVVSRKTQLVLDAVKASIQRGFEAVEIQE from the exons ATGGTGATATTTTACATCATTCTGTACTCCTCACTCACTCTCTCACTCACTCACAAAATGTCCGAAGCGCTGATCCAAATCGGAGTAGTGGGATGCGCTGACATAGCCCGAAAGGTTTCCCGCGCCATAAATCTAGCCCCTAACGCCACCATCTGCGCCATCGCCAGCCGCTCACACGACAAAGCCTCCGCCTTCGCCGCCGCCAATGGGTACCCTCTAACGGCTAAAATATACGGCAACTACGAAGCTCTACTAGAGGATCCAGATGTAGACGCTGTATACATGCCTCTTCCCACAAGCCTGCACCTTCGCTGGGCCGTTCTTGCCGCCCAGAGCAAGAAGCATTTGCTCCTCGAGAAGCCCGTTGCTCTGAACGTTGCTGAGTTCGATCAAATTTCACAGGCCTGTGACTCTAACGGCGTGCAGTTCATGGATAACACTATGTGGGTTCATAACCCCAGAACTGCTTCAATGGCCAACTTCCTCAACGATCCAAACCGTTTCGGCAACCTCAAATCG GTTCGTGCCTGTTTTACATTTGCTGCAGATTCTGAATATCTAAACAAAAACATTCGTGTTAAACCAGATCTTGACGCACATGGCTCTCTAGGTGACGCTGGTTGGTATTGCATTCGTGCAATACTAATAGCTTTCAACTACGAATTACCTAAAACTGTAATCGCCTCGCACAAACCTGTTATTAACAAAGATGGAGTTATATTGGATTGTGGAGCGTCACTGTATTGGGAAGATGGAAGAGTAGCAACATTCCATTGTTCTTTCTTGGCGAACTTGACAATGGATATAACAGCTATTGGGACAAAAGGAACTCTTCATGTTCATGATTTTATTATTCCTTATGAAGAGAAAGAAGCATCTTTTTATGTTGGTACTGAGAGTAGCTTTGATGATCTTGTTACTTGTTGGGCTAAAGAACCTAGTAAGTTGACTGTTAAAACTGATCTTCCTCAGGAGGCTCTTTTGGTTATGGAGTTTGCTCGTTTGGTTGGTGAGATTAAGTATAGAAACTCGAAACCTGAGAAAAAGTGGGTGGTGGTTAGTAGGAAAACACAACTTGTGTTGGATGCTGTGAAGGCTTCCATTCAGAGAGGTTTTGAGGCTGTTGAGATTCAGGAGTGA
- the LOC127093144 gene encoding protein COFACTOR ASSEMBLY OF COMPLEX C SUBUNIT B CCB3, chloroplastic: MATQSYLVNLNSFHTGITAPNPSIFKPPNFGFGIWKSLKHPTRRNADGSSRIMQCCSCYTEVGAASALKCLDLDTNLSSLNLNIPETLHASTDFMTRLMILADLDPATAKFAIGFLGPFLSAFGFLFIARIVMSWYPKLPVGKFPYVIAYAPTEPLLVPTRKVIPPLAGVDVTPVVWFGLLSFLNEILVGPQGLLVLLSQQVN; this comes from the exons ATGGCGACGCAATCTTATCTTGTCAATCTCAACTCCTTCCATACGGGAATCACAG CACCAAATCCTTCCATATTCAAACCTCCCAATTTTGGCTTTGGCATATGG AAAAGTTTGAAGCATCCAACTAGAAGAAATGCCGATGGAAGTTCACGAATCATGCAATGTTGTTCATGTTACACAGAAGTTGGAGCAGCTTCTGCACTTAAATGCCTTGATTTGGATACAAATTTGAGTAGCCTCAACCTCAACATACCAGAAACTTTACATGCTTCCACGGATTTCATGACAAGGTTGATGATTCTCGCTGATCTTGATCCTGCTACTGCGAAATTCGCTATTGGATTTCTAGGTCCGTTCCTCTCGGCCTTTGGTTTTCTCTTTATCGCAAGAATAGTCATGTCTTGGTATCCAAAACTTCCTGTGGGAAAGTTTCCTTATGTAATAGCTTATGCTCCAACCGAGCCGCTTCTCGTTCCTACTCGGAAAGTGATTCCACCTCTAGCTGGTGTGGATGTTACTCCTGTGGTTTGGTTTGGATTGCTTAGTTTTCTTAACGAAATATTGGTAGGTCCACAAGGATTACTAGTTCTTCTTTCCCAACAAGTTAATTAA